One Pullulanibacillus sp. KACC 23026 DNA segment encodes these proteins:
- the spoVM gene encoding stage V sporulation protein SpoVM, whose protein sequence is MKFYTIKLPRFLGGFVRAILGSVKKG, encoded by the coding sequence ATGAAATTTTATACGATTAAGTTGCCAAGGTTCTTAGGTGGTTTTGTAAGAGCAATCTTGGGCTCGGTAAAAAAAGGTTAA
- the thiT gene encoding energy-coupled thiamine transporter ThiT has translation MRQSSRLMILVEGALMVALSVVLNFVKIGGPWVAGGAISLKALPIVIFALRYGLKWGLFVGFVFGTVDFILEPYFVNPIQFLFDYSLAYFAVGTAGVIRISNKAGRTATFWLGGIATVIGMVFEFICHYLSGIFFYASDAPKGQPVGLYSFLYNGSYVGPSMLGVLIVVIILASAFPNLITRRI, from the coding sequence GTGAGACAATCGAGTCGGTTAATGATATTAGTTGAAGGAGCGCTCATGGTCGCCCTATCTGTCGTGTTAAATTTTGTGAAGATAGGAGGCCCGTGGGTGGCCGGGGGAGCGATCTCTTTAAAAGCTCTGCCTATTGTGATCTTTGCCCTTCGTTACGGGTTAAAATGGGGTCTCTTTGTTGGCTTTGTATTTGGAACAGTTGATTTTATCTTAGAGCCTTATTTTGTCAATCCAATCCAATTTTTATTTGATTACAGCTTAGCTTATTTTGCGGTTGGAACAGCGGGTGTAATTCGAATTTCTAATAAGGCGGGTCGGACAGCGACATTTTGGCTTGGCGGAATCGCGACGGTAATCGGAATGGTGTTTGAATTTATTTGTCATTATTTATCCGGTATCTTTTTTTATGCTTCCGATGCACCAAAAGGTCAGCCTGTAGGTCTTTATTCCTTTCTGTATAATGGCTCTTATGTCGGACCCAGTATGCTTGGGGTATTGATCGTTGTCATTATTTTAGCTTCTGCATTCCCCAACTTGATTACAAGGCGGATTTAA
- a CDS encoding thiamine diphosphokinase, translating to MNIAILSGGPDAYLPAFSNPLLKDCLWVGVDRGTVTLLNNGLIPIRAFGDFDSITATDLSRIHEAAIPLSTYKKEKDATDMELALDWVLKQSPETCFLVGATGGRLDHALMNQQLLIKAIDTSTSLFLLDHQNIVTLLKPGSYTIEKRPEYNYVSFIAYSPAVHGLTLSGFQYDLADHLLKWGSSLCISNHFIGSKGTVRFTEGLLLLVQSRD from the coding sequence ATGAATATTGCCATCCTTTCAGGCGGTCCAGATGCTTATTTGCCAGCTTTTTCAAATCCTCTTCTGAAAGATTGTTTATGGGTGGGCGTTGATCGGGGGACCGTGACGCTTCTTAACAACGGATTGATACCTATTCGAGCGTTCGGGGATTTTGATTCCATAACGGCAACTGACTTGAGCCGGATTCATGAGGCCGCCATTCCGCTGTCCACTTATAAAAAAGAAAAAGATGCAACCGACATGGAACTTGCCCTCGATTGGGTTCTCAAGCAGTCACCAGAGACGTGTTTTTTGGTCGGAGCGACTGGGGGACGTCTCGATCACGCCTTAATGAATCAGCAACTTCTTATAAAAGCAATTGATACATCCACCTCTTTATTTCTTTTGGATCATCAAAACATCGTCACACTTTTAAAACCGGGTTCTTATACTATAGAGAAACGCCCTGAATATAACTATGTCTCATTTATAGCCTATTCGCCTGCAGTTCATGGCCTTACTTTATCAGGATTCCAATATGACTTAGCGGACCATCTATTGAAATGGGGATCGTCTCTATGTATTAGCAATCATTTTATTGGGTCAAAGGGAACTGTACGGTTTACAGAAGGCCTTTTATTGCTGGTGCAAAGCCGCGATTAA
- the fapR gene encoding transcription factor FapR — translation MKRNKQMRQRDLKETLEISPFLTDEELADRLGVSVQTIRLDRMELGIPELRERMKTYAVKNFDQVKALNPDEVIGEVIDLKLDQSGISILDIHPEHAFRRTGIARGHHLFAQANSLATAVINDDFALTAKSVIQFKRQVMSGERVIAKATVSRAERDFTVVDVESFVNQELVFEGTFTMFRSRQK, via the coding sequence ATGAAACGAAATAAACAAATGAGGCAGCGCGATTTGAAGGAGACGTTAGAGATTTCTCCTTTTTTGACAGATGAGGAATTAGCGGATCGTCTAGGGGTTAGTGTACAGACAATTCGATTGGACCGGATGGAACTTGGTATTCCGGAACTTCGTGAACGGATGAAGACGTACGCAGTAAAGAACTTTGACCAAGTGAAAGCCTTGAATCCAGATGAGGTCATCGGTGAAGTCATTGATTTGAAATTAGATCAGAGCGGGATTTCCATTTTGGATATCCACCCAGAACATGCCTTTCGCCGGACGGGCATTGCTCGCGGGCATCATCTTTTTGCCCAGGCCAATTCACTCGCAACAGCCGTTATTAATGACGACTTTGCCCTTACCGCGAAGTCCGTTATCCAATTCAAAAGGCAGGTTATGTCAGGAGAACGGGTCATTGCGAAGGCAACGGTTAGCCGTGCTGAGCGTGACTTTACTGTTGTAGATGTAGAAAGTTTTGTGAATCAAGAGCTGGTCTTTGAGGGAACCTTTACGATGTTCCGTTCTCGACAAAAATGA
- the recG gene encoding ATP-dependent DNA helicase RecG, protein MFDQSVTVLKGVGEETAKDLEQLGITTLEELLYHFPYRYENYQLKELADALHDEKLTVEGQVQSEPVLRYIRKNLSRLTFRLFVGEHLISVVAFNKPFLKKLLQLGDTVQITGKWDMHRATLTAVEVRKGGQEREHVVEPVYTLRGNLTMRQMRTFIKQALVMMKSQALGDPIPLSLRQAYKLPPRLDALEALHFPKDRISLKHARRRMIYEEFLIFQLKMQAYRAIERREIGGRAVKIDQDKVDRFIDALPFELTEAQSKVTKSILHDLKLPIRMNRLLQGDVGSGKTVVAAIALFAVVQGGLQGALMVPTEILAEQHAESLNQLFAPFDIQVGLLTSRVKGTARKHLLASLKNGELQILVGTHALIQDEVVFKDLGLVITDEQHRFGVEQRRLLRAKGEQSDVLYMTATPIPRTLAISAFGDMDISSITEMPAGRKPIETYWVKHKQMSQVLDMVLKELEKGRQAYVICPLIEESEALDVQNAIDLHAALQETFSKYQIGLMHGRLNAEEKDEVMEAFKNNEVQLLVSTTVVEVGVNVPNATLMIIYDADRFGLAQLHQLRGRVGRGDAQAYCVLVSDAKSEVSKERMRIMTETTNGFELSEQDLKLRGPGDYFGSKQSGLPDFKIADVVHDFKALEVAREDAASMINSDDFWTGEDYRMLRELLKSQGVFETERLD, encoded by the coding sequence ATGTTTGATCAATCTGTGACGGTTCTTAAAGGGGTCGGAGAGGAAACGGCGAAGGACTTAGAACAGCTGGGGATTACAACATTAGAAGAATTACTTTATCATTTTCCATATCGCTATGAAAATTATCAATTAAAAGAGCTGGCTGACGCTCTTCATGATGAAAAATTAACAGTCGAGGGTCAGGTTCAAAGTGAGCCTGTCCTTCGCTACATTCGAAAAAACTTATCGCGGCTCACCTTCAGATTATTTGTCGGAGAGCACCTTATTTCGGTTGTCGCTTTTAATAAACCTTTTTTGAAAAAACTCCTGCAATTAGGAGATACCGTTCAGATTACAGGGAAATGGGACATGCATCGAGCGACTCTGACAGCTGTAGAGGTAAGAAAAGGCGGGCAAGAGCGTGAACATGTAGTTGAACCGGTTTATACTCTTAGAGGCAATTTGACGATGAGGCAAATGAGAACCTTTATTAAGCAAGCCCTTGTAATGATGAAAAGCCAAGCATTAGGTGACCCCATTCCTTTATCGCTTCGACAAGCCTATAAACTCCCCCCGCGTCTTGATGCGTTAGAGGCACTTCATTTTCCTAAAGACAGAATTTCACTTAAACATGCCAGAAGGCGAATGATCTACGAGGAATTCCTTATTTTCCAATTGAAAATGCAAGCTTATCGAGCGATTGAAAGACGTGAAATTGGCGGACGAGCCGTGAAGATTGATCAAGACAAGGTGGATCGTTTCATCGATGCACTCCCCTTTGAATTGACGGAGGCGCAATCCAAAGTTACAAAGAGCATTCTTCATGATCTGAAATTGCCTATTCGAATGAACCGCCTTTTGCAAGGGGATGTGGGCTCAGGTAAAACGGTTGTCGCTGCTATTGCGCTTTTTGCCGTTGTTCAGGGAGGGCTCCAGGGGGCTTTGATGGTGCCAACTGAGATACTAGCTGAACAGCATGCGGAAAGTTTGAATCAGCTGTTTGCTCCTTTTGATATCCAGGTGGGGCTGTTGACGAGCCGTGTCAAAGGGACTGCCCGGAAACATTTATTAGCGTCTCTAAAAAATGGCGAACTTCAAATTCTAGTCGGCACACATGCTCTCATACAGGATGAAGTGGTCTTCAAGGATCTTGGGTTGGTCATTACCGACGAACAGCATCGTTTTGGAGTCGAGCAGCGCCGTTTGCTTCGGGCAAAAGGGGAGCAATCGGATGTTTTATATATGACGGCAACCCCGATCCCGCGAACTTTAGCGATCTCAGCATTTGGAGATATGGATATCTCATCCATTACGGAGATGCCTGCCGGTCGAAAACCGATCGAGACCTATTGGGTTAAGCATAAACAAATGTCCCAAGTATTAGACATGGTTCTGAAGGAGCTTGAAAAAGGCAGACAAGCCTATGTGATCTGTCCGTTAATTGAGGAGTCGGAGGCGTTAGATGTTCAAAATGCGATTGATCTGCATGCCGCTCTTCAGGAAACCTTTTCTAAGTATCAAATTGGACTGATGCACGGCCGCTTAAATGCTGAGGAAAAAGATGAGGTTATGGAGGCATTTAAGAATAATGAGGTGCAGCTTTTGGTTTCCACGACGGTTGTTGAAGTGGGGGTGAATGTTCCAAATGCGACCCTCATGATCATCTATGATGCCGATCGTTTTGGACTCGCACAGCTTCACCAATTGAGAGGCCGAGTTGGCCGCGGTGACGCCCAAGCTTATTGCGTTCTCGTTTCGGATGCAAAGAGTGAAGTCAGCAAGGAACGAATGCGTATTATGACAGAGACAACGAATGGATTTGAATTATCGGAACAAGACCTTAAGCTCAGAGGACCTGGTGATTATTTTGGCTCCAAACAGAGCGGATTGCCTGATTTTAAGATTGCCGATGTCGTTCATGATTTTAAGGCGCTTGAAGTGGCCCGCGAGGATGCTGCCTCTATGATCAATAGCGACGATTTTTGGACAGGCGAGGACTACCGGATGCTCAGAGAGTTGCTTAAGAGCCAAGGGGTCTTTGAGACAGAGCGTTTGGATTAA
- a CDS encoding Asp23/Gls24 family envelope stress response protein: MTIELKTEFGKIDVTNDVVSKIAGGAAVDCYGIIGMASQHQLKDGLTELLGRDNFSKGVIVRESSEGYQIDMYIIVSYGTKISEIAHNVQTKVKYSLDQMLGIDVDAINIFVQGVRMMNE, translated from the coding sequence GTGACGATCGAATTAAAAACGGAATTTGGAAAAATAGACGTCACCAATGATGTTGTAAGCAAAATTGCAGGCGGGGCTGCTGTTGATTGTTATGGAATTATCGGCATGGCATCGCAGCATCAGCTAAAAGATGGATTAACAGAGTTATTAGGACGCGACAACTTTAGCAAAGGCGTTATCGTTCGCGAATCCTCCGAAGGCTATCAAATTGATATGTACATCATTGTCAGTTATGGGACGAAAATATCTGAAATCGCTCATAACGTTCAAACGAAAGTTAAATACAGTCTCGATCAGATGCTCGGGATTGATGTTGACGCGATCAATATATTTGTTCAAGGCGTCAGGATGATGAACGAGTAA
- the sdaAB gene encoding L-serine ammonia-lyase, iron-sulfur-dependent subunit beta produces the protein MKYRSVFDIIGPVMIGPSSSHTAGAARIGRVARNLFGRMPKKVIIHLYGSFAKTYRGHGTDVALVGGLLDYDTYDERIVNALSDAEKQGMSIDIVEETIEADHPNTARLILEDDEDRLEIVGISIGGGKIEIIELNGYDLRLSGNQPAIFIAHQDRFGAIAEVASILAKHEINISYMEVSRKVKGKTALMVIETDQTVSQKVVDEVSKAPHMLYVATLD, from the coding sequence ATGAAATATCGGAGTGTATTTGATATTATAGGACCGGTGATGATTGGGCCTTCAAGTTCCCATACAGCAGGTGCGGCTCGAATTGGACGAGTCGCTCGTAATTTGTTTGGGAGAATGCCTAAGAAAGTCATCATTCATTTATACGGCTCATTTGCCAAAACGTATCGCGGTCATGGAACAGATGTGGCTTTGGTCGGTGGTTTGCTTGATTATGACACGTATGACGAGAGAATTGTGAATGCGCTTTCGGATGCTGAAAAACAAGGGATGTCTATTGACATTGTTGAGGAAACGATCGAAGCCGATCATCCCAACACCGCTCGTCTCATTCTTGAGGATGATGAGGATCGACTTGAAATTGTGGGTATATCTATTGGTGGCGGTAAAATTGAAATTATCGAGTTAAACGGGTATGATCTTCGTTTGTCAGGCAATCAGCCCGCTATTTTTATTGCTCACCAAGATCGCTTTGGGGCCATTGCTGAGGTGGCTTCCATACTTGCCAAACACGAAATTAATATTTCTTATATGGAAGTATCACGAAAAGTTAAAGGGAAGACGGCTCTTATGGTGATCGAAACCGACCAAACTGTAAGTCAGAAAGTAGTAGATGAAGTTAGCAAGGCCCCTCACATGTTATATGTGGCAACCCTTGACTAA
- the sdaAA gene encoding L-serine ammonia-lyase, iron-sulfur-dependent, subunit alpha — protein sequence MFRTVKELVSQAEERQLPISEIMILQEMEESGRSREAIYNQMEHHLTIMEKAVERGINENVRSHSGLTGGDAVLLQKYIQSGKSLAGETLLDAVSKAVSTNEVNAAMGTICATPTAGAAGVVPGVLFGLKDKLKATREQMVRFLFTSGAFGFVVANNASISGAAGGCQAEVGSATGMAAAAVVELAGGTPAQSADAMAIALKNMLGLICDPVAGLVEVPCVKRNAMGAAKAIVAADMALAGIRSAIPCDEVIEAMYKIGLAMPRAFRETAEGGLADTPTARAFEARLYGNQKEI from the coding sequence ATGTTTCGAACGGTCAAAGAATTAGTAAGTCAAGCGGAAGAACGTCAACTTCCCATTTCTGAGATTATGATTTTGCAAGAAATGGAGGAGTCGGGGAGATCAAGAGAAGCTATATACAATCAAATGGAGCATCATTTAACCATCATGGAGAAAGCGGTAGAACGAGGTATTAATGAAAACGTGAGATCGCACTCTGGGTTAACAGGCGGTGATGCCGTCCTTTTGCAGAAATATATTCAATCAGGCAAAAGCCTTGCTGGAGAAACGCTGTTAGATGCTGTTAGTAAAGCTGTCTCAACCAATGAAGTCAATGCGGCAATGGGAACAATTTGTGCTACACCGACAGCAGGCGCAGCGGGCGTAGTACCTGGTGTTTTGTTTGGGTTAAAAGATAAGCTTAAGGCGACTCGCGAGCAAATGGTCCGCTTTTTATTTACTTCAGGAGCCTTTGGTTTTGTCGTGGCTAACAATGCCTCCATTTCAGGGGCTGCAGGAGGTTGTCAGGCCGAGGTAGGCTCTGCGACGGGGATGGCCGCCGCAGCAGTTGTAGAACTTGCTGGAGGAACACCGGCCCAATCAGCAGATGCTATGGCCATCGCGCTGAAAAATATGTTAGGCTTAATTTGTGACCCTGTGGCAGGACTTGTAGAAGTTCCATGTGTGAAACGAAATGCAATGGGAGCTGCTAAGGCAATTGTCGCAGCTGATATGGCACTTGCTGGAATCAGAAGTGCGATCCCTTGTGATGAAGTAATTGAAGCCATGTATAAAATCGGTTTGGCGATGCCAAGAGCGTTTCGCGAAACAGCGGAAGGCGGTTTAGCTGATACGCCGACAGCCCGTGCCTTTGAAGCCCGATTATACGGCAATCAAAAGGAGATTTAA
- the rpmB gene encoding 50S ribosomal protein L28, which yields MGKKCFVTGKTTQFGQNRSFAENKSKRKFKANLQKVRILVDGKPKRVYVSTKALKAGLVERV from the coding sequence ATGGGAAAGAAATGTTTTGTAACAGGTAAAACGACTCAATTCGGACAAAATCGTTCATTTGCTGAAAATAAGTCCAAGCGTAAGTTCAAAGCGAACCTACAAAAAGTACGCATTTTAGTTGACGGTAAACCAAAACGCGTTTACGTATCAACAAAAGCACTTAAAGCAGGTTTAGTTGAACGCGTCTAA
- a CDS encoding DAK2 domain-containing protein: MFKMGADNLAAHAAAINALNVFPVPDGDTGTNMSLTIASGVRELKASPSSTIGEAGLQFAKGLLMGARGNSGVILSQLFRGFSQVLKNERDSLNANTLAEAFQAGVETAYKAVMKPVEGTILTVAREAAKAGLLAAKKTKDVLVVMKAVVNEARATLQRTPEMLPLLKEVGVVDSGGQGLLVIYQGFLSVLSAEAPPSVTQEKTEKLDDLVKAEHHKSAHSFMKTEDIVFGFCTEFMVRFSPEGASRYDESALRQTLSNYGDSLLVVSDEELLKVHIHSEKPGEVLNIAQTFGEMIKIKIDNMREQHAEITNEPGPSSETPVNFSTKPSKDEPKPEFAVVTVVPAVGIAQLFKSLGATGVIEGGQSMNPSTEDLIKAIEETGASQVLVLPNNGNIVMAAKQAAEVAAAKVEIVETKSIPQGLSALMAFTPGRSLADNAKAMTDAMKHVKSGQITSSVRDTTVDGLAIQKGHYIGLIEGTIVSTSQNRLTVLSQLLEKMVGPDDEILTMICGESVTPEEEAHLKEQLEKDYEDLTIDMHHGGQPIYDFLLSVE, translated from the coding sequence ATGTTTAAAATGGGGGCAGATAACTTAGCTGCACATGCCGCTGCTATTAATGCACTCAATGTGTTCCCAGTACCAGACGGGGATACAGGAACAAATATGTCTTTAACCATAGCATCAGGAGTGCGTGAACTTAAGGCTTCCCCTTCTTCTACTATCGGAGAGGCGGGTTTGCAATTTGCAAAAGGCCTTCTCATGGGAGCAAGAGGAAATTCTGGGGTCATTTTATCACAGCTCTTTCGAGGGTTCTCTCAAGTTCTAAAGAATGAACGGGACAGCTTAAATGCCAACACATTAGCTGAGGCGTTTCAAGCCGGTGTGGAGACGGCTTATAAAGCGGTGATGAAGCCGGTGGAAGGAACGATCCTAACCGTTGCTCGAGAAGCGGCAAAAGCAGGGCTCTTAGCCGCTAAGAAAACCAAAGATGTTCTAGTGGTTATGAAGGCTGTTGTGAATGAAGCAAGGGCAACCCTTCAAAGAACACCTGAGATGCTTCCACTGCTTAAGGAAGTAGGAGTCGTGGATTCAGGCGGACAAGGTCTCTTAGTCATTTATCAAGGCTTTTTATCTGTTTTGTCAGCAGAAGCACCGCCTTCTGTTACGCAAGAAAAGACGGAGAAGCTTGACGATCTAGTGAAAGCGGAGCATCACAAAAGTGCCCATTCTTTCATGAAAACTGAAGATATTGTGTTTGGTTTCTGTACTGAATTCATGGTTCGTTTCTCTCCTGAAGGAGCAAGCCGCTATGATGAATCGGCACTCAGACAAACACTTTCTAATTATGGGGATTCTTTATTAGTCGTTTCGGATGAGGAACTTCTGAAGGTTCACATTCACTCTGAGAAACCTGGAGAGGTGCTGAATATTGCTCAGACCTTTGGTGAAATGATTAAAATTAAGATTGATAATATGCGTGAACAGCATGCGGAAATTACGAATGAGCCGGGGCCAAGTTCAGAAACACCTGTTAACTTTTCAACGAAACCTTCAAAGGATGAACCTAAGCCTGAATTTGCCGTTGTCACGGTTGTACCGGCCGTTGGGATTGCACAGTTATTTAAAAGTTTAGGTGCAACCGGAGTGATTGAAGGCGGTCAATCCATGAATCCGAGCACAGAGGATTTAATCAAGGCGATTGAAGAGACAGGCGCTTCACAGGTATTAGTGCTTCCAAACAACGGGAATATTGTTATGGCGGCCAAACAGGCAGCTGAAGTAGCCGCGGCTAAGGTGGAAATTGTTGAAACAAAATCCATTCCTCAAGGGCTATCTGCTTTGATGGCCTTTACTCCAGGACGATCACTTGCTGACAATGCGAAGGCGATGACGGACGCTATGAAACATGTAAAATCAGGTCAAATCACTAGCTCGGTTCGCGATACGACGGTTGATGGATTAGCCATCCAAAAAGGACATTATATCGGTCTAATTGAAGGTACCATTGTTTCGACTTCGCAAAATCGCTTAACTGTCTTAAGCCAGTTATTAGAGAAGATGGTCGGCCCTGATGATGAAATTTTGACGATGATTTGCGGAGAATCTGTCACGCCAGAGGAAGAAGCTCATTTGAAAGAGCAGCTTGAGAAGGACTATGAAGACTTAACCATTGACATGCACCATGGCGGACAACCTATATATGATTTCTTATTATCCGTTGAATAG
- the rsgA gene encoding ribosome small subunit-dependent GTPase A, whose amino-acid sequence MAKGIIIKALSGYYYVRDGATTYQCRGRGLFRKQKITPLVGDHVTYESTSLTDGTIVDIEERRNELVRPPIANVDQALLIFSVAEPDFDSKLLDRFLVSIESRLIQPIICLTKLDLLNESGKQQIKAWKDVYETIGYTVLLTSSRTEEGLKELLPFLENKTTVVAGQSGVGKSSLLNALNVNLSIETNEISESLGRGKHTTRHVELLPVGNGLVADTPGFSSLDFADIELEEIGACFPEIARFSASCKFRGCTHRSEPKCAVKEALESGEIASSRYENYLNIFEEVQNRKKRY is encoded by the coding sequence ATGGCAAAAGGAATTATTATAAAAGCATTAAGCGGATATTATTATGTTCGAGATGGGGCGACGACTTATCAATGCCGGGGGAGAGGGCTCTTTAGAAAACAAAAAATAACCCCGCTTGTCGGTGATCATGTGACGTATGAATCCACCAGCCTTACAGACGGAACCATCGTTGATATTGAGGAGCGTCGGAATGAGTTGGTCCGACCGCCAATCGCCAATGTGGATCAGGCCTTGCTCATCTTCTCAGTAGCTGAACCTGATTTTGACAGTAAACTATTGGACCGATTTCTTGTTTCAATTGAATCCCGATTGATTCAACCCATCATCTGTTTGACCAAATTGGATTTATTAAATGAGTCAGGCAAGCAGCAAATCAAAGCCTGGAAGGACGTTTACGAGACAATCGGTTATACAGTTCTTCTGACCTCTAGCCGTACTGAAGAGGGGCTTAAAGAGCTCTTACCTTTTTTAGAAAATAAAACAACCGTTGTAGCTGGCCAATCAGGTGTTGGAAAATCCTCTTTACTCAATGCTTTGAACGTTAATTTAAGCATTGAGACGAACGAGATATCAGAATCTCTTGGCAGAGGAAAGCACACGACTCGTCATGTGGAGCTCCTCCCCGTAGGAAATGGGTTAGTTGCGGATACCCCGGGTTTTAGCTCATTGGATTTTGCGGATATTGAGCTGGAAGAAATCGGCGCTTGCTTCCCTGAAATAGCCCGATTTTCTGCATCCTGCAAATTCCGCGGCTGTACGCATCGCTCTGAGCCAAAATGTGCGGTCAAAGAGGCGCTTGAAAGTGGGGAGATTGCCTCCTCACGTTATGAAAACTATCTTAATATTTTTGAAGAAGTTCAAAACCGAAAGAAGCGTTACTAA
- the plsX gene encoding phosphate acyltransferase PlsX yields MRLAIDAMGGDNAPKAVIEGTLNALKSMPDLKITLVGDETMLKEHANHPNISIIHTTERIMPTDQPVRAVRQKKQASMVLAINEVKEGRCDAVISAGNTGALMTAGLFSVGRIKGIDRPALAPTVPTVKPNKGFLLLDAGSNMDAKPDHLLDYAIMGSIYSEKVAGRPNPRIGLLNVGEEPGKGNDLSKKTYALLEKAPINFIGNVEARDILQDVADVIVCDGFSGNIVLKTIEGSAMSFFSIIKETLTSSFFSKAVAGLLYPKLRGIRARMDYSSHGGACLFGLSAPVIKAHGSSNAQGFETTIKQAALLVKNQVVQLIEEAVTQLKESEELTKGSNL; encoded by the coding sequence ATGAGATTAGCCATTGACGCAATGGGCGGGGATAATGCCCCAAAGGCAGTCATTGAAGGCACATTAAATGCATTGAAATCGATGCCTGATCTTAAGATCACGCTTGTTGGAGATGAAACAATGCTTAAAGAGCATGCAAATCATCCAAACATTTCCATCATACATACAACAGAACGCATCATGCCGACTGATCAACCGGTTCGAGCGGTGAGGCAAAAGAAGCAGGCTTCAATGGTCCTTGCGATCAACGAAGTGAAGGAAGGCCGCTGTGATGCAGTGATTTCAGCGGGAAATACCGGGGCTTTAATGACAGCCGGGTTGTTTAGTGTTGGCCGAATTAAAGGCATAGACCGTCCAGCCCTTGCGCCAACCGTTCCGACAGTTAAGCCGAATAAAGGATTTCTATTACTGGATGCGGGTTCTAACATGGATGCGAAGCCTGATCATTTATTGGACTATGCAATAATGGGCTCTATTTATTCGGAAAAAGTAGCGGGTCGACCTAATCCGAGAATCGGGCTTCTTAATGTTGGCGAAGAACCTGGAAAAGGGAATGACTTGAGTAAGAAAACGTATGCATTGCTTGAAAAGGCACCGATTAATTTTATTGGTAATGTTGAAGCAAGGGATATTCTCCAGGATGTTGCGGATGTCATTGTTTGTGATGGTTTCTCAGGCAATATTGTTTTAAAAACGATTGAGGGCTCTGCTATGTCCTTTTTCTCGATAATTAAGGAAACGCTCACGAGCTCATTCTTTTCGAAGGCGGTTGCAGGTTTGCTTTATCCGAAGCTGCGCGGCATCCGTGCTCGAATGGATTATTCCAGTCATGGCGGGGCTTGTTTGTTTGGGCTTAGCGCTCCTGTTATTAAAGCCCATGGTTCTTCAAATGCCCAAGGCTTTGAAACGACGATCAAGCAGGCAGCGCTTCTCGTTAAGAATCAAGTGGTACAATTAATTGAAGAGGCTGTGACCCAACTGAAGGAATCTGAAGAATTAACAAAGGGATCGAATCTTTAA